Proteins encoded by one window of Candidatus Omnitrophota bacterium:
- a CDS encoding HAD family hydrolase produces MPINALLFDLDQTLGRDRDSYLISLERIMPVCRQRHPELSADTFRETFIRINNWHWEHYDDSPIRSMIDPAEVRFHIFGEIFSAFHLLLEPDFLRAIAKEFQKARVETYRCYDEALGVLETLHGRIPLAIVTNGNTIMQKQKIKACGLEPYLSAVFIAQEAGISKPAPEIFLKALAAVNAKPHEAMMVGDNPEKDILGAKAAGIKTAWIPRRNGYADPQPDYRLTNLKDLLPIVEKENGRIPSLST; encoded by the coding sequence ATGCCTATCAACGCTCTTCTATTCGACTTGGATCAAACTCTCGGCAGGGATCGGGACAGCTATTTGATATCCCTTGAAAGAATCATGCCCGTTTGCCGTCAGCGGCATCCGGAATTATCGGCGGATACTTTTCGAGAAACTTTTATACGCATCAACAATTGGCATTGGGAACATTACGACGATTCGCCCATCCGTTCGATGATCGATCCCGCCGAAGTCAGGTTTCATATTTTCGGCGAAATTTTTTCTGCGTTTCATTTGCTTTTGGAACCGGATTTTCTGCGGGCTATCGCGAAGGAATTCCAGAAAGCCCGCGTCGAAACGTATCGATGTTACGACGAAGCCCTTGGCGTTCTGGAAACGCTGCATGGCCGCATTCCCCTCGCCATCGTTACCAACGGCAATACGATCATGCAGAAGCAAAAAATTAAAGCCTGTGGATTGGAGCCATACCTTTCCGCCGTTTTCATCGCTCAGGAGGCGGGGATATCCAAACCGGCGCCGGAAATATTTCTAAAAGCCTTGGCCGCCGTGAACGCAAAGCCTCATGAAGCCATGATGGTCGGCGACAATCCTGAAAAAGATATCCTCGGCGCCAAAGCCGCCGGAATCAAAACCGCCTGGATACCGCGGCGAAACGGTTACGCCGATCCCCAACCTGACTATCGCCTAACCAACTTGAAGGACTTATTGCCCATCGTCGAAAAAGAAAATGGCCGAATTCCCTCCCTCTCAACCTAA
- the sufC gene encoding Fe-S cluster assembly ATPase SufC → MLEIKNLHVNVEGREILKGINLSVKAGEVHAIMGPNGSGKSTLSQVLAGNGNYEVTQGEVIYKGKNLLELSPEERACEGVFMAFQYPVEIPGVTNSYFLRTALNSIKKAKGEPEMDAFDFLELVKEKVKLVELKEDLLNRSVNEGFSGGEKKRNEIFHMAVLEPALAILDETDSGLDVDALRVVSNGVNALRSKDRSFIVITHYQRILNYIVPDVVHILSGGKIVRTDGRELALEVEEKGYSWLDELAKEPAMA, encoded by the coding sequence ATGTTGGAAATCAAAAATTTACACGTAAACGTCGAAGGCCGGGAGATTCTGAAGGGAATCAATTTGAGCGTGAAAGCAGGCGAAGTACACGCCATTATGGGACCGAACGGCTCCGGAAAAAGCACGCTCTCCCAAGTGCTGGCAGGGAATGGAAATTACGAAGTCACGCAAGGCGAAGTGATTTATAAAGGAAAAAACCTTCTAGAACTGTCGCCGGAAGAGCGCGCCTGCGAAGGCGTTTTTATGGCCTTTCAATATCCCGTAGAAATCCCCGGCGTTACTAATTCCTATTTTCTGCGCACGGCGCTGAACTCCATTAAGAAAGCCAAGGGCGAACCGGAGATGGACGCCTTCGATTTTCTGGAACTAGTCAAAGAAAAAGTAAAATTAGTTGAATTGAAAGAAGACCTGCTGAACCGCTCCGTCAACGAAGGCTTTTCCGGCGGTGAGAAAAAGCGCAACGAGATTTTTCACATGGCCGTTTTGGAGCCTGCGCTGGCGATTCTGGACGAAACCGATTCCGGACTGGATGTCGACGCGTTGCGAGTAGTATCCAACGGCGTGAATGCGCTACGCAGTAAAGATCGCTCTTTCATCGTCATCACTCACTATCAACGCATACTAAACTACATCGTTCCCGATGTCGTCCATATCCTCTCCGGCGGCAAGATCGTTCGCACGGATGGAAGGGAGCTGGCGCTGGAAGTAGAAGAGAAGGGCTATTCCTGGCTCGACGAATTGGCGAAAGAACCGGCGATGGCGTAG
- a CDS encoding cysteine desulfurase has protein sequence MIGVSAAIPEIELDAHCHHFDVESIRKDFPILSRKIYGHPLVYLDNAASAHKPQCVIDAITKAYTEYYSNIHRGVHLLSQLSTQEHDLARSEIQKFLGARHSYEIIFVRNATEGINLVASSYGRSHFKPGDEILITHMEHHANIVPWQMVCEQTGAVLRVAPVNDDGELKMDEFEKLLTDRTRFVSVVHLSNALGTINPIKEIIQLAHARNIPVLVDGAQSVPHMKVDVQELDCDFFVFSGHKLYGPSGIGVLYGKEEMLDAMPPYQGGGDMIRSVTFGRTLYNSLPYKFEAGTPDIVGPIGLAAAIEYVQKLCLEKIARYEQKLYAYATKALSEIPELRLIGTAKKRAGVLTFVLKNIHPHDIGTIMDREGIAIRTGHHCAQPIMDRFGVPATARASLAFYNTQEEIDRLVQGIHKVIEVFQ, from the coding sequence ATGATCGGCGTCAGCGCTGCGATTCCTGAAATTGAACTGGACGCGCATTGTCATCATTTCGACGTGGAAAGCATCCGCAAGGATTTTCCCATTCTCAGCCGCAAGATTTACGGCCATCCCCTCGTTTACCTGGACAACGCCGCCAGCGCCCATAAGCCGCAATGCGTCATCGACGCCATCACGAAGGCTTATACGGAATATTATTCCAACATTCATCGCGGCGTTCATCTCTTAAGCCAACTCTCTACTCAGGAGCACGATCTGGCGCGCAGCGAGATTCAAAAGTTTCTCGGCGCCCGGCATTCCTACGAGATTATCTTCGTGCGCAACGCCACGGAGGGAATCAACCTCGTGGCTTCCAGCTACGGCCGCTCTCATTTCAAGCCGGGCGATGAGATTTTGATTACCCACATGGAGCATCATGCCAACATCGTGCCCTGGCAAATGGTCTGCGAGCAGACCGGCGCGGTTTTGCGCGTAGCTCCCGTCAATGACGACGGCGAGCTGAAGATGGACGAATTCGAAAAACTCCTGACGGACCGCACCCGCTTCGTCAGCGTGGTTCATCTCTCCAATGCCCTGGGAACCATCAATCCCATCAAGGAGATCATCCAACTGGCTCATGCGCGCAACATCCCGGTTCTAGTGGATGGCGCGCAATCCGTTCCGCATATGAAAGTGGACGTTCAGGAATTGGATTGCGATTTCTTCGTCTTCTCCGGCCATAAACTCTACGGCCCATCGGGCATCGGCGTGTTGTACGGCAAGGAAGAAATGCTGGACGCCATGCCGCCTTATCAGGGGGGAGGCGATATGATCCGGTCGGTAACCTTCGGTAGAACCCTGTACAATTCCCTGCCCTATAAATTCGAAGCGGGAACGCCGGATATCGTCGGTCCCATCGGACTCGCCGCCGCTATCGAGTATGTACAGAAACTCTGTTTGGAAAAAATCGCCCGCTATGAACAAAAACTGTACGCCTACGCAACGAAAGCGTTGAGCGAAATTCCGGAACTGCGTCTCATCGGAACCGCTAAGAAAAGAGCAGGCGTTTTGACGTTCGTTCTCAAGAACATTCACCCTCACGATATAGGAACCATTATGGATCGCGAGGGCATCGCTATCCGCACCGGCCACCATTGCGCCCAGCCGATCATGGATCGCTTCGGCGTCCCGGCGACGGCGCGGGCGTCATTGGCCTTTTACAACACCCAAGAGGAAATCGACAGGCTCGTCCAAGGCATTCATAAAGTCATCGAGGTATTTCAATAA
- the sufU gene encoding Fe-S cluster assembly sulfur transfer protein SufU, whose amino-acid sequence MTDLQNLYQEVILDHSKRPRNCKEMCDANYKAEGFNPLCGDRFIIFLHVDDGIVKDVSFTGAGCAISTASASLMTESLKGKTLAEVEEIFHNFHHLVAGDEESVSEFPSLGKLKALAGVRAFPMRVKCATLAWHTMQAAINNEEMVTTE is encoded by the coding sequence ATGACCGATCTTCAAAATTTGTACCAGGAAGTCATTCTCGACCATTCCAAGCGCCCCCGGAATTGCAAGGAGATGTGCGACGCCAATTACAAGGCGGAAGGCTTCAATCCTCTTTGCGGCGACCGGTTCATCATCTTCTTGCACGTTGACGATGGAATCGTTAAAGACGTTTCGTTTACCGGCGCGGGCTGCGCCATCTCCACCGCTTCCGCTTCGTTAATGACCGAAAGTCTCAAAGGGAAAACATTAGCGGAAGTGGAAGAGATTTTCCACAATTTCCATCATCTCGTCGCCGGCGATGAAGAGAGCGTTAGCGAATTTCCTTCTCTAGGAAAGTTAAAAGCCTTGGCGGGCGTTCGCGCTTTTCCCATGCGCGTCAAATGCGCCACCTTGGCTTGGCACACCATGCAAGCGGCCATCAATAATGAAGAGATGGTTACGACGGAATAG
- a CDS encoding ApaLI family restriction endonuclease translates to MSGIKEKIKILARNYSEDLNKKITERVKKMDSDDKSHYLIYRVLGVTNQEGELIDIYQNKGRFLYKYAGALLEESAILCFEEKFENTKKKVRIPNTHGSRPKTFEIDCLIGTEAYEIKWRDATTDGDHITKEHTRVKNIKEAGFKPIRIMFYYPNRDQAIKIQETIETIYSGIGGEYNYGNKAWELIRKKTGVDLFKIMEEIAEENSKKQLK, encoded by the coding sequence ATGAGCGGCATTAAGGAGAAAATAAAAATACTTGCCCGTAACTATTCGGAAGATCTGAATAAAAAGATTACCGAAAGAGTGAAAAAAATGGATTCGGACGACAAGTCTCATTACTTGATTTATCGAGTATTGGGAGTGACGAATCAAGAAGGGGAGTTGATTGATATTTATCAGAATAAAGGCCGATTTTTATATAAATATGCGGGAGCCCTTTTAGAAGAATCGGCCATTTTATGTTTTGAAGAGAAATTCGAAAATACGAAGAAAAAGGTAAGAATACCTAACACTCACGGTTCGCGTCCTAAAACATTCGAGATCGATTGTCTTATTGGAACGGAAGCGTATGAAATTAAATGGCGGGATGCAACCACAGACGGCGATCATATTACCAAAGAACATACAAGAGTGAAAAATATAAAAGAGGCGGGATTTAAACCGATTAGGATCATGTTTTATTATCCTAATCGCGATCAAGCGATTAAAATACAAGAAACAATAGAGACAATCTATTCGGGGATTGGCGGCGAATACAATTATGGAAATAAGGCGTGGGAACTTATACGCAAGAAAACGGGCGTAGATTTATTTAAAATCATGGAAGAGATCGCGGAAGAAAATTCGAAAAAACAATTAAAATAG
- the sufB gene encoding Fe-S cluster assembly protein SufB, giving the protein MSSSPNAIQDALKEYKYGFVTDIEQEIAPKGLNEDIVRLISAKKEEPEFMLQWRLKAFEHWKTMEEPTWAFVHYPAIDYQDSHYYAAPKSKKDGPKSLEEVDPKLLETYDKLGIPLAERELLAGVAVDAVFDSVSVATTFKKKLSELGIIFCSFSEAVRNHPDLVKKYLGSVVPYTDNFFATLNSAVFSDGSFVYVPKGVRCPMELSTYFRINASQTGQFERTLIVADEEAYVSYLEGCTAPMRDENQLHAAVVELVALDNASIKYSTVQNWYPGDENGKGGIYNFVTKRGKCQGVNSKISWTQVETGSAITWKYPSCILQGDNSTGEFYSVALTNNYQQADTGTKMIHIGKNTSSNIVSKGISAGFGQNAYRGLVRIQKGATNARNYTQCDSMLIGDKCGAHTFPYIDVRNDSSKVEHEATTSKIGEDQIFYCQQRGISAEDAVSMIVNGFCKEVFRELPMEFAVEAQKLLSVSLEGSVG; this is encoded by the coding sequence ATGTCCTCATCTCCCAACGCGATTCAAGACGCTTTGAAAGAGTATAAATACGGATTCGTAACCGACATCGAACAGGAAATAGCGCCCAAAGGCCTCAATGAGGATATCGTTCGCCTAATTTCCGCCAAAAAAGAAGAACCGGAGTTTATGCTGCAATGGCGCCTAAAGGCTTTCGAGCATTGGAAGACGATGGAAGAGCCAACTTGGGCGTTTGTCCATTATCCTGCGATCGATTATCAGGACAGCCATTATTACGCGGCGCCGAAATCCAAAAAGGACGGTCCCAAAAGTCTGGAAGAGGTCGATCCTAAATTACTGGAAACCTACGACAAGCTTGGCATCCCTCTGGCGGAGCGGGAATTGCTGGCGGGAGTGGCCGTTGACGCCGTCTTCGACAGCGTTTCCGTGGCGACGACGTTCAAGAAAAAACTGTCCGAACTGGGCATTATCTTTTGCTCTTTTTCGGAAGCGGTGCGAAACCATCCCGATTTGGTGAAAAAATACTTGGGATCGGTAGTTCCCTATACCGATAACTTTTTCGCGACGTTGAATTCAGCAGTCTTCAGCGACGGCTCTTTCGTCTATGTTCCGAAAGGCGTCCGCTGTCCGATGGAACTCTCGACCTATTTCCGCATCAACGCTTCGCAAACAGGCCAATTCGAACGCACGCTGATCGTCGCCGACGAAGAGGCGTACGTCAGTTATCTCGAAGGCTGCACGGCGCCCATGCGCGACGAAAATCAATTGCACGCCGCCGTGGTGGAACTGGTCGCCCTCGACAACGCTTCTATTAAGTATTCCACAGTACAGAACTGGTATCCCGGCGACGAGAATGGCAAGGGCGGCATCTACAACTTCGTCACCAAACGAGGCAAATGCCAGGGCGTCAACTCGAAAATTTCCTGGACGCAAGTGGAAACGGGTTCAGCGATTACATGGAAATATCCCAGCTGCATCCTGCAAGGCGACAACTCGACGGGCGAGTTCTATTCCGTGGCGCTAACCAACAACTACCAACAAGCAGACACCGGAACCAAGATGATTCACATCGGCAAGAACACCTCCAGCAACATCGTTTCCAAAGGAATTTCCGCCGGATTCGGCCAGAACGCCTATCGGGGATTGGTGCGAATTCAAAAGGGAGCAACCAACGCCCGCAATTACACTCAATGCGATTCGATGCTGATCGGCGACAAATGCGGAGCGCATACGTTCCCCTATATCGACGTAAGAAACGATTCTTCCAAAGTCGAGCATGAGGCGACAACCTCCAAAATCGGCGAGGATCAAATTTTTTACTGCCAGCAGCGCGGCATTTCAGCCGAAGACGCCGTCAGCATGATCGTCAACGGCTTCTGCAAGGAAGTATTCCGCGAGTTGCCGATGGAGTTCGCCGTCGAAGCGCAAAAACTGCTAAGCGTAAGTTTGGAAGGCAGCGTGGGATAA
- a CDS encoding type II secretion system F family protein → MPTFSYKALDKGGKEIRGNIEATGEEAVVERLRSMGYYVTQVNRSKQGIGQVDLLDLPIFRIVGKILSRGKVGLKNLSAFSRQLATLIGAGLPLLRSLQILREQVEDKNLKDALIGITESVEGGSTLSEAMAKYPRIFNRLYVNMVKAGEIGGALEQVLDRLAMFQEKSQAVRSKVKGAMWYPAVVITIAMSVVAIIMIFVVPKFADMFSGLGAELPYPTQVLINISHGLVDYWYIPLAAIIGIIVLFKLMASTNQGRYIIDRVLLRLPIFGGIVQKSAIARFARTFGTLLDTGVPILQTLLIVKDTSGNEVISRAMVEIHSSIRDGDTVSEPMKAFPIFPPLVVHMVAVGEETGALDQMLIKVAEAYEREVDDAVEGLAKLIEPLLIVMLGGIIGGVVVALYLPIFNISNVIGK, encoded by the coding sequence ATGCCGACGTTTTCCTATAAGGCGTTAGATAAAGGCGGAAAGGAAATTCGCGGGAATATCGAAGCGACGGGCGAAGAGGCCGTTGTCGAGCGGTTGCGCAGCATGGGGTATTACGTTACCCAGGTCAACCGCTCCAAACAGGGCATCGGCCAGGTCGATCTCTTGGATTTGCCCATTTTCCGCATCGTGGGCAAGATTTTGTCCCGCGGAAAAGTCGGATTGAAAAACCTATCCGCTTTTTCCCGCCAATTGGCGACGCTGATCGGCGCAGGGCTTCCGCTCTTGCGCAGTTTGCAAATCCTCCGCGAGCAAGTGGAAGACAAGAATCTTAAGGATGCGCTGATAGGAATCACCGAATCCGTCGAAGGCGGCAGCACGCTCTCCGAAGCCATGGCGAAATACCCTCGCATTTTCAACCGGCTCTATGTGAACATGGTCAAAGCGGGAGAGATCGGCGGCGCGTTGGAGCAGGTTCTCGACCGTCTCGCCATGTTTCAGGAAAAAAGCCAGGCGGTCCGCTCCAAGGTCAAGGGCGCGATGTGGTATCCCGCCGTCGTCATCACCATTGCGATGTCCGTCGTGGCGATCATCATGATCTTCGTCGTTCCCAAGTTCGCGGATATGTTTTCCGGACTGGGAGCGGAGTTGCCCTATCCCACACAGGTTTTAATTAACATCAGCCACGGCTTAGTGGATTATTGGTATATTCCTCTCGCCGCGATCATAGGGATCATCGTATTGTTCAAATTAATGGCGAGCACCAATCAAGGGCGCTATATTATCGACCGCGTTTTGCTCAGGCTGCCCATCTTCGGCGGCATTGTGCAAAAGTCGGCCATCGCCCGTTTCGCCCGTACCTTCGGAACACTGCTGGATACGGGCGTTCCCATTCTGCAAACGCTATTGATCGTTAAAGATACGTCAGGCAACGAAGTGATTTCCCGCGCCATGGTGGAGATTCACTCTTCCATCCGCGATGGAGATACGGTTTCGGAACCGATGAAAGCGTTCCCCATCTTTCCTCCCCTTGTGGTTCATATGGTGGCAGTCGGCGAGGAGACGGGCGCTTTGGATCAGATGCTGATTAAAGTGGCGGAAGCTTACGAACGCGAGGTCGATGATGCGGTCGAAGGTCTCGCCAAACTCATCGAACCGTTGCTGATCGTTATGTTGGGAGGCATCATCGGCGGCGTCGTCGTCGCGCTCTACCTCCCCATCTTCAACATTTCCAACGTTATCGGAAAATAA
- a CDS encoding DUF59 domain-containing protein, giving the protein MAAPQNISSFNFDLEGAVIAVLRTVYDPEIPVNIYELGLVYDVFVDNNGSCRIVMTLTSPACPVAESLPIEVEAKVNAIEGIQSCDVEIVWEPSWNPDMMSEAAKLELGF; this is encoded by the coding sequence ATGGCAGCGCCCCAAAATATCTCTTCCTTCAATTTCGATTTGGAAGGAGCAGTCATTGCGGTTTTGAGAACCGTCTACGATCCCGAAATCCCCGTCAATATCTACGAGTTGGGCTTGGTTTACGACGTATTCGTCGATAATAACGGCAGCTGCCGCATCGTCATGACGCTTACTTCTCCCGCCTGCCCGGTGGCCGAATCGCTTCCCATAGAAGTGGAGGCGAAAGTGAACGCCATCGAGGGCATTCAATCCTGCGATGTGGAAATCGTTTGGGAGCCGTCGTGGAATCCCGATATGATGAGCGAAGCCGCCAAACTCGAACTTGGATTCTGA
- a CDS encoding DMT family transporter, protein MAEFPPSQPNEPLTLKKWIVGLAFAISAQALFGTTFAFNKLVINQGVDPILLGFNRMGLVALCFLPLYWLQKKKIVWKRKTWRQAALVGGIYCTLGMILEYVGTKFTTASNASLIISTEAVFSIFLSVIILKERLNAPNIAGGMGAVIGVFLVVLEDLHGMEFRLGGALFGDFMVLASVISWGLYTIFSKRVLDDSDPIQAMLFVSLFSFASFGVINAATDRLPGIWEMSWKSWLVTIYLGAGCSGLGHFLYYNALKCLPASIVCMTLTLLPVFGVIFSIFLLQETLTVAKTMGTAVIIAGVAFAVWPRNHQPPPVLPEPIG, encoded by the coding sequence ATGGCCGAATTCCCTCCCTCTCAACCTAACGAACCTCTTACGCTCAAAAAGTGGATCGTCGGCCTCGCCTTCGCCATCTCGGCGCAAGCGTTGTTTGGAACGACGTTCGCCTTCAACAAACTCGTCATCAACCAAGGCGTCGATCCCATCCTTCTCGGATTCAACCGCATGGGATTGGTCGCCCTTTGCTTCCTTCCTCTTTATTGGCTGCAAAAGAAAAAAATCGTCTGGAAGCGGAAAACCTGGCGCCAGGCGGCGCTGGTGGGAGGGATTTACTGTACGCTAGGAATGATTTTGGAATACGTCGGCACTAAATTTACTACGGCGTCTAACGCCTCCTTAATCATATCCACAGAAGCGGTTTTTTCCATATTTCTATCCGTCATCATTCTTAAAGAACGCCTTAACGCGCCCAACATCGCAGGCGGAATGGGCGCCGTGATCGGCGTTTTTCTCGTCGTCTTGGAGGATCTCCACGGCATGGAATTTCGCCTGGGAGGAGCGCTCTTCGGCGATTTCATGGTCCTCGCCTCGGTCATCAGTTGGGGACTGTATACGATTTTCAGCAAACGGGTGTTGGACGATTCCGATCCGATTCAGGCGATGCTTTTCGTATCCCTCTTCAGTTTTGCCTCTTTCGGCGTCATCAACGCCGCTACGGATAGACTGCCGGGGATTTGGGAGATGTCCTGGAAATCGTGGCTGGTTACGATCTACTTGGGCGCCGGATGTTCAGGGCTAGGGCACTTTCTCTACTACAACGCTTTGAAGTGCCTGCCCGCGTCGATCGTGTGCATGACGTTGACTTTGCTGCCGGTCTTCGGCGTCATTTTCTCCATTTTCCTTTTACAGGAGACGCTGACGGTTGCGAAAACGATGGGGACCGCCGTCATTATCGCCGGAGTGGCCTTCGCCGTCTGGCCGAGAAACCATCAACCGCCGCCAGTGCTGCCAGAACCGATTGGTTGA
- a CDS encoding site-specific DNA-methyltransferase, which yields MFYTGDCLDILKNLGNETVDLVYMDPPFFTQKRQKLKTRDNTKEYCFDDKWDSINEYYQFIGERLKECRRVLKNSGSIFVHCDRSASHHLRMSLDDVFGSDQFQSEIVWIYKRWSNNKKGLLNAHQIIYFYAKFPDFKFYPIYEGYSPTTNIDQIFQKRIRDKNGKTVYKKDINGDCELLEDKRGVPLSDVWEIPYLNPKAKERTGYPTQKPILLLERIIQLVTDKGDLVLDPFCGSGTTLVAAELLKREFIGIDISKDAIAICKERVRAPIRTESFLLQKGKSAYVNQSHEINKLLEIIGAVPVQRNKGIDGFLKYGDIVKPIPVKIQRSNESLEEAEKLLVKASQKNKYKGKILIKTNNKHDNNLFDIIGDSSHEVLIVEDIERFLSEKEAILNHFG from the coding sequence ATGTTCTATACGGGAGACTGCCTGGACATATTAAAAAATCTCGGAAACGAGACCGTAGATTTAGTCTACATGGATCCTCCCTTTTTTACTCAAAAACGCCAGAAATTGAAAACGCGAGACAATACGAAAGAATATTGCTTTGACGATAAATGGGATAGCATAAACGAGTATTATCAATTTATTGGTGAACGGTTGAAAGAATGCCGGAGAGTATTGAAAAATTCCGGCAGCATTTTTGTTCACTGCGATCGATCGGCATCTCACCATTTACGCATGTCTCTCGATGACGTTTTTGGGAGTGATCAATTTCAAAGCGAGATTGTTTGGATTTATAAAAGATGGTCGAACAATAAAAAAGGATTGCTTAACGCTCATCAAATTATTTATTTTTACGCTAAATTCCCAGACTTTAAATTTTATCCAATCTATGAAGGCTACTCTCCTACCACCAATATCGATCAGATATTTCAAAAGAGAATTAGAGACAAAAACGGGAAAACTGTTTATAAAAAGGACATAAATGGGGATTGCGAATTGCTGGAAGATAAGAGAGGAGTTCCCCTATCCGATGTTTGGGAAATCCCCTACTTGAATCCAAAAGCAAAAGAAAGAACGGGATATCCGACTCAAAAGCCAATTCTATTATTAGAAAGAATTATCCAATTAGTCACAGATAAAGGCGATCTTGTACTTGATCCTTTCTGCGGAAGCGGCACTACGCTTGTTGCCGCAGAACTTTTAAAAAGAGAATTTATCGGAATCGATATATCGAAAGATGCAATCGCCATATGCAAAGAGAGAGTGCGCGCTCCCATTAGAACGGAATCATTTTTATTGCAAAAAGGCAAAAGCGCTTATGTAAATCAATCTCATGAGATCAATAAACTACTAGAAATAATTGGGGCCGTTCCCGTTCAGAGAAATAAAGGCATAGATGGATTTCTAAAATACGGCGACATCGTTAAGCCGATCCCTGTGAAAATACAACGCAGCAACGAATCGTTGGAAGAAGCGGAAAAACTTCTTGTCAAAGCGTCGCAAAAAAACAAATATAAAGGAAAGATTCTTATTAAAACGAATAATAAGCATGATAATAACTTGTTTGATATCATCGGCGATTCCTCCCATGAAGTCTTAATCGTTGAGGATATCGAGAGATTTCTCTCGGAAAAAGAGGCTATTTTGAATCATTTTGGTTGA
- the sufD gene encoding Fe-S cluster assembly protein SufD — MTAISIQNHEDKKEFFVSQFDQFERRLSATEPVWLREIRKEAIARFEALGFPSARTEEWRSANLKPLLECEFALASEPADVDSRMVEEFDYPAMDAVRLTFVNGRFVEKLSSLKAIPDGVQVGSLAAALNEDPAWLESFLARKGSYEDNAFAALNTAFFQDGAYIHISRKAEIDKPIHLLYLTTAETESPIIFPRTLIVAGEGSRGTIVESYAGSGGAYWNNPLTETLAGEGSRIEHIKIQREAAAAYHISSTQIHLDRHSAYKHNSVMFGGAFTRNDLSSVLDGEGVENIMYGLYLANERQVMDNNTKIIHAKPNCHSWEMYKGILDDKAKGVFRGRIRVEKDAQKTDAKQSNRNLLLSENAETSSMPQLEIYADDVKCTHGSTTGQLDDEALFYLRTRGIDAASARTLLTYAFASEIVKEIGVEAIREKLDEIIRGGILSPTREKEQ, encoded by the coding sequence ATGACAGCGATTTCTATTCAAAATCATGAAGATAAAAAAGAATTTTTCGTTTCTCAATTCGACCAATTCGAGCGGCGCCTTTCCGCAACGGAGCCTGTATGGCTGCGCGAAATCCGAAAAGAGGCGATAGCCCGGTTCGAAGCATTGGGATTTCCTTCGGCCAGAACGGAAGAATGGAGAAGCGCCAACCTCAAACCGTTGTTGGAGTGTGAGTTTGCTCTGGCTTCCGAACCGGCAGATGTCGATTCACGAATGGTCGAGGAGTTCGATTATCCCGCAATGGATGCAGTTCGGTTGACGTTCGTCAATGGACGCTTCGTCGAGAAACTCTCTTCGCTGAAGGCAATTCCAGACGGCGTCCAAGTTGGCAGTTTGGCGGCGGCCTTGAATGAGGATCCGGCGTGGCTGGAATCGTTCCTGGCGCGCAAGGGAAGTTACGAAGATAACGCTTTTGCAGCGTTGAATACGGCTTTTTTTCAAGATGGGGCGTACATTCACATCTCCCGCAAAGCGGAAATCGACAAGCCAATTCATCTGTTGTATCTCACGACGGCGGAAACCGAATCTCCGATTATCTTTCCCCGCACCTTGATCGTCGCCGGAGAAGGAAGCCGGGGAACGATCGTCGAATCCTATGCCGGAAGCGGCGGCGCCTATTGGAACAATCCCTTGACCGAAACGCTCGCAGGCGAGGGTTCGCGCATCGAGCATATAAAAATTCAACGGGAAGCGGCGGCGGCTTATCATATTTCTTCCACCCAAATCCATCTTGATCGCCATAGCGCCTATAAACATAATTCCGTCATGTTCGGCGGCGCTTTCACTCGCAACGATCTCTCGTCCGTATTGGACGGCGAGGGCGTCGAGAATATCATGTATGGCTTGTATTTGGCAAACGAGCGCCAGGTTATGGACAACAATACGAAAATTATCCACGCTAAGCCGAATTGCCATAGTTGGGAGATGTATAAAGGCATCCTCGACGATAAAGCGAAGGGCGTCTTTCGCGGGAGAATTCGCGTAGAAAAAGACGCCCAGAAAACGGACGCCAAGCAAAGCAACCGGAATTTATTGCTTTCCGAAAACGCCGAAACGAGTTCTATGCCCCAACTGGAGATATACGCGGACGACGTAAAATGCACTCACGGCTCCACAACGGGCCAGCTGGATGACGAAGCCTTGTTCTATCTTCGTACGCGGGGAATCGATGCAGCTTCGGCGCGCACTCTTCTGACCTACGCCTTCGCCAGCGAAATCGTCAAGGAAATCGGCGTAGAGGCGATTCGGGAAAAATTGGACGAAATCATTCGAGGAGGCATTCTCTCGCCTACGCGGGAAAAGGAGCAGTAA